From a single bacterium genomic region:
- the asnS gene encoding asparagine--tRNA ligase — protein sequence MSAHAATHKIRQLLAGEVPVGETVTIEGWVRTRRDSKAGLSFVNVHDGTCFDAIQAVCPADLPNYGDEVAKLGAGCAVRVTGELVESQGQGQATEIRASAVEVVGWVEDPETYPVQPKRHSFEYLREVAHLRVRTNTFGAVARVRNCLAQATHRFFHANDFSWIHTPIITTSDAEGAGEAFRISTLDLANPPRDDKGGIDFSQDFFGRETFLTVSGQLNVESYCLALSRVYTFGPTFRAENSNTSRHLAEFWMIEPEIAFADLKDDADLAEAYLQYLFRAVLDERGDDMAFFAQHVQDD from the coding sequence ATGTCGGCCCACGCCGCGACCCACAAGATCCGCCAACTGCTGGCCGGCGAGGTGCCGGTGGGTGAGACCGTCACCATCGAGGGCTGGGTGCGCACGCGCCGCGATTCGAAGGCCGGCCTGAGCTTCGTCAACGTGCACGACGGCACGTGCTTCGACGCGATCCAGGCGGTGTGTCCGGCCGACCTGCCCAACTACGGCGACGAGGTGGCGAAGCTGGGCGCCGGGTGCGCGGTGCGGGTCACGGGCGAACTGGTGGAGAGCCAGGGCCAGGGGCAGGCCACCGAGATCCGGGCGTCGGCGGTCGAGGTGGTGGGCTGGGTCGAGGATCCGGAGACCTACCCGGTGCAGCCCAAGCGCCACAGCTTCGAGTACCTGCGCGAGGTGGCCCACCTCAGGGTGCGCACGAACACCTTCGGGGCCGTGGCCCGGGTGCGCAACTGCCTGGCCCAGGCCACGCACCGGTTCTTCCACGCGAACGACTTCTCCTGGATCCACACGCCGATCATCACCACCAGCGACGCCGAGGGCGCCGGCGAGGCCTTCCGCATCTCGACCCTCGACCTGGCCAACCCGCCCCGCGACGACAAGGGCGGGATCGATTTCAGCCAGGATTTCTTCGGGCGCGAGACCTTCCTGACGGTCAGCGGCCAGTTGAACGTCGAGTCCTATTGTCTGGCCCTGTCGCGGGTGTACACCTTCGGCCCGACATTCCGGGCGGAGAACTCGAACACGAGCCGGCACCTGGCCGAGTTCTGGATGATCGAGCCGGAGATCGCCTTCGCCGACCTGAAGGACGACGCCGACCTGGCCGAGGCCTACCTGCAGTACCTGTTCCGGGCGGTGCTCGACGAGCGTGGCGACGACATGGCGTTCTTCGCCCAGCACGTGCAGGACGACG